The DNA window AGCCGGATGATGTAGCCGGCGACGCCGGTGTCGATCATCTCCACGCCCGTGAGATCGAGGATGGCGAAGCTGGCGTGGTCCTGCTCGATGCGGGCGAGGAGCTGCTGCATGACGTCCGCAGTGCGGGAGCTGTCGAGGATGCCGAGCATGGGCAGCGTGAGCACGCCATCCCAGACCTCGATGATGGGGGTGGAGAGCTGGCGAATGATCTCGCGCTGTTGCTCGATCTCCGCAATGCGCTCGCGCAGGGACACCTGGGTCTCGTGGACGCGGGTGATATCCATGCTGAAGCCGAGCGTCATGAACTGTCGCCCGTCGTCGTCGTGAATGGGCACCATCCAGTTGTCGCAGTGGACGCCCATCATCTCGCTGAGGTAATGCGTCGCTCTTCCGGCAAGGGCCTCTCGGACGTGGGTCCGGACGACGTCGGCATCTCCATGGAGTGCGAAGACGTTTTGTCCCACGTACTGGCGCGGCGCGAGCCCCATCGACTGGGTGGTCGCGCCCTCTTGGAGGAGGAACTTCCCCTCTTCATCGAGGGCCCAGATGCCCACGGGGAGGTGGGCGGCGATTGCATCGAACAGCGCCTCTTTGCAGACGGGATCCGCCTCGACGAGGTGCTGGTGCAAGCTGCCGTGAATGGTCGGGCCCTCGTCGGGGCGCGCCATGCGGCACGAGAGATGCCTGGAATGCCCATCGGCTTCCCGGAATCGCGCGCGCAGGGTGACAGGCTCGCTGGATGTCTGAACCCGGGCCCAGGCGGCGTCGAAAACGCCCTGGTCGTCCGGGTGGATGAACGTACGGAGTGGCTGACCTGGTGTGTCGTCGACGCCCAAGGTGTTCTTTAACGCGGTGCTCGTGCGCTCCAACCGGCCATCCAGGTTGGTGATGAACAGCATGGCCGGGCAAACCGAGAAGAATTCCTCGACCGACATGGCGGTTTCCCCTTCACCCCCCCACGGACATCTGGTGCGTGTTCTCGCACCGACGTATTCAAGCTATCAGCAGGGGGGCGTGCTGGGGAAGACGTCGCTCACGTGCAGGACGAGGTCATGGCGTCCATGAGAGAGGCGGTGGGTAGGGTCGAAGAGCTCGGGGGGCTCGATGTCTGGGGCACGCCTACATCGCGCGGGCGCCATGGGGGCGCTGGCCGTGCCGTCGACCATCGCGCACCACCTGAAGAGACACGTGCTCACTTGCTCGGCCAGAAGAGTGCCATGCGTGCGTGGCCGGACTGATAGTCGCACATCGAGAAATGCGCATAGGCGGCCTGAGTACGGGTGAGCTTCTCGGCCGTCTTGCCGTCGAGCATGTCGACGATGGCCTGGAAGTGCGCGTCATATTCGCTGTTGTTCTCGAAGGAGAGCACCTTGCTGCTCCAGGCACCGGACGCTTGAAAAGGGGGAGGCGCCGTCGTCTCCTCGTCGTAGAAGACGACGCCTTTCGAGGACGCTCCCTTCTGATCGGCCATGCCCGTCTTCGCCGTGGCGGCCTGGTGCGGGAGCAGTCCATTGAGTTCGTTCAGCAGGGCGGCTGCGACGTTGCGGCTATCGGAATCGGAATGGTAACGGTATGCCCAGGCCATGGAATGTAGCTCCTTTGTCGTTGTGGTTCAGCCGCTCGACGCAGCTGGAGTCCGGTGCGGCGAAGTGCACGGTCCGTTCCTGCGCCCTGGTTCTCCTGGCGAGAGAGCGCGAGGTCACTGCGGCAGCGCGCGCCGCTTGATGTTGGTGGGGTGGCACCCCTTCGATGTCGGTGCGGTTCATCGGGCGTGAGGACCTTGCGTCTTCGAGGGACGCGGCGCGTCCTGGTGGGAGACAGCAATCGGCCGTGCGGGCCTGCAGCAGGGGAACGCACCCCCGCCGCCCCGCCGTGCAAAGCTCGTCGGGACCCCATCACCGTGCGATTCACGCGGGAAATCAGGCATGCCTCGCCGCTTCGGGCCTGCCGTCATGACGTCAGGAAGCGGGCGAGATCGTCGGCCGTATGGTTCAGGGGAGGCAGGGGTCGAGCGTCGGAGGCAGGGTCGTCGACGTGACGCTGCTGCGGGCTTCGATGGGATCCAGGCAGTAGAGAGGCATGCGCCGGCGCTCCCAGAAGGGAGCGCCAGGGAATCGATGCTCGGTGCGGTAGTGCTGGCGCTGGAGATCGAGGTAAGCGCCGTAAGCATTCTGGAGAACGGCGACGTAGGTGGGCAGGGCGTCGGGGCGGTGAGCGAGGTGGTCGGCGATGGCGTGTCCGGCGTAGTACCCCGACCCCATCGCAGA is part of the Chondromyces crocatus genome and encodes:
- a CDS encoding STAS domain-containing protein, with the protein product MSVEEFFSVCPAMLFITNLDGRLERTSTALKNTLGVDDTPGQPLRTFIHPDDQGVFDAAWARVQTSSEPVTLRARFREADGHSRHLSCRMARPDEGPTIHGSLHQHLVEADPVCKEALFDAIAAHLPVGIWALDEEGKFLLQEGATTQSMGLAPRQYVGQNVFALHGDADVVRTHVREALAGRATHYLSEMMGVHCDNWMVPIHDDDGRQFMTLGFSMDITRVHETQVSLRERIAEIEQQREIIRQLSTPIIEVWDGVLTLPMLGILDSSRTADVMQQLLARIEQDHASFAILDLTGVEMIDTGVAGYIIRLVSAIRLLGAEGIVSGIRPTVAQTMVAVGADLSQIVTHRNLRAALTYCIRQMTPRPASQPRRSPHE